A single region of the Geobacillus subterraneus genome encodes:
- a CDS encoding MFS transporter: protein MAHSPWRKDVAMFLIASFFFWLSLFIYMPILSPYVEQLGGAYSFVGLVLGSYGLMQFLCRIPIGLVSDMVQRRKPFVMIGMAAAMGSGWLFALTNSLGWALVARALAGVAAATWVVFTVLYASYFRSEDIHRAMGQISLVVVLAQLVGMTAGGSIVDRWGWHAPFWAGGWLAAVGAVLSVSIKEQKQRGELVRPQTVQLKDLFSVMKEPLLLKVSVLSVLAHGIMFTTIFGFTPVYVLKAGLDERDLCFLMICFMIPHAIATVFIGKTVVPLFGKWRSLVIAFFGSAVFTFLIPVAGGSWLVYLVQIGSGFFLGLLFPLLLGMSIESVDESKKATAMGTYQAIYAIGMFGGPYLAGIVNELIALPFAFYFAGTLGLVAIGLIVVWKRKERGLVLND, encoded by the coding sequence GTGGCTCACAGCCCATGGCGCAAGGATGTGGCGATGTTCCTCATCGCCTCCTTTTTCTTTTGGTTGTCTCTTTTTATTTATATGCCGATCCTGTCTCCGTATGTGGAACAGCTGGGAGGGGCGTATTCGTTTGTCGGGCTTGTCTTGGGCAGTTACGGCCTCATGCAGTTTTTATGCCGCATTCCGATCGGCCTTGTCTCAGATATGGTGCAACGGAGAAAACCGTTTGTCATGATCGGCATGGCGGCTGCGATGGGAAGCGGGTGGCTGTTTGCGCTCACGAACAGCTTAGGATGGGCGCTGGTGGCAAGAGCGCTCGCTGGCGTCGCCGCCGCGACGTGGGTCGTCTTTACGGTTCTGTATGCTAGTTACTTCCGTTCGGAAGACATCCACCGGGCGATGGGCCAAATTTCGCTTGTCGTGGTGTTGGCGCAGCTCGTGGGCATGACGGCAGGCGGTTCGATCGTGGACCGCTGGGGATGGCATGCCCCGTTTTGGGCCGGGGGATGGCTGGCCGCGGTGGGCGCCGTTCTCTCTGTATCGATCAAGGAGCAAAAACAACGAGGCGAATTAGTGCGGCCGCAAACCGTCCAGCTGAAAGACCTTTTTTCCGTTATGAAAGAACCGTTGTTGCTCAAAGTCTCCGTTTTATCCGTGTTGGCCCACGGGATCATGTTTACGACCATCTTTGGCTTCACACCGGTGTATGTCCTAAAAGCCGGCCTTGACGAACGAGATTTGTGCTTTCTAATGATTTGTTTTATGATTCCTCACGCCATCGCGACGGTGTTCATCGGAAAGACCGTAGTGCCTTTATTCGGGAAATGGCGATCCTTGGTCATTGCCTTTTTCGGCAGTGCCGTGTTTACGTTTTTGATTCCGGTTGCCGGCGGAAGCTGGTTGGTTTATCTCGTCCAAATCGGGAGCGGCTTTTTCCTCGGCCTCTTGTTCCCATTGTTGTTAGGAATGTCGATTGAATCCGTCGATGAAAGCAAAAAAGCGACCGCGATGGGAACGTATCAGGCGATTTACGCAATCGGCATGTTTGGTGGCCCGTACCTCGCCGGCATCGTCAATGAGCTCATCGCCCTTCCCTTCGCCTTTTATTTTGCCGGCACCCTTGGGCTCGTCGCCATAGGGCTGATCGTCGTGTGGAAGAGAAAAGAGAGGGGGCTGGTGTTAAATGACTAA
- a CDS encoding aldose epimerase family protein produces the protein MNITYEKWSELNGNDILLFTLTNDRGIQLSAMNFGCIVTKLLVPDRMGNIENVVLGFDRFEPYVENAPYFGAVIGRVAGRIRGASFELDGITYQLAKNEHNNHLHGGPNGFHRVLWQAEPVQRDDAVGVVFSYTSPDGEEGYPGAVDVQVAYWLNNDNEWTVTYRARSDKTTLVNLTNHTYFNLSGNGKRDILDHTLAIQSARVLELNEELIPTGRVLDVAGTPFDLRQGKTIREAVESGHPQIALVGGGYDHPFWLDRHHDKEIVLSDPESGRVLTVETDEVGVVVYTSNQLPEGLDLGGVPSRKYLGICLETQGLPDAIHHPQFPSIVLPADKEQVSMTRYRFSAD, from the coding sequence ATGAACATTACATACGAAAAGTGGTCCGAACTGAATGGAAACGATATTCTCTTGTTCACCTTGACAAACGATCGCGGCATACAATTGTCCGCGATGAACTTTGGGTGCATTGTGACCAAACTGCTGGTTCCTGACCGGATGGGCAACATTGAAAATGTGGTGCTTGGGTTTGACCGATTTGAGCCGTATGTCGAGAACGCCCCTTATTTCGGCGCCGTGATCGGCCGGGTGGCGGGGCGCATTCGTGGAGCGAGCTTCGAACTTGATGGAATCACATATCAACTGGCGAAAAACGAACACAACAACCACTTGCACGGCGGGCCGAACGGATTCCACCGCGTGCTTTGGCAGGCCGAGCCCGTCCAGCGCGACGATGCGGTCGGCGTCGTCTTTTCGTACACAAGCCCAGACGGGGAAGAAGGGTATCCGGGGGCGGTTGATGTGCAAGTGGCGTATTGGCTTAACAATGACAACGAATGGACCGTCACCTACCGGGCTCGTTCGGACAAAACGACGCTTGTCAACTTGACGAACCATACGTATTTTAATTTGAGCGGCAACGGCAAGCGCGATATTTTAGACCATACGCTGGCCATCCAAAGCGCTCGCGTACTCGAGTTGAATGAGGAGCTGATTCCGACGGGCCGCGTCTTGGATGTCGCTGGCACGCCGTTTGATTTGCGGCAAGGAAAGACGATCCGGGAGGCGGTCGAATCGGGGCATCCGCAAATTGCACTCGTCGGCGGGGGTTATGACCATCCGTTTTGGCTCGATCGGCATCATGACAAAGAGATTGTGCTTTCCGACCCGGAGAGCGGGCGGGTGCTGACGGTGGAGACGGATGAGGTCGGCGTGGTGGTGTATACATCGAACCAGCTGCCGGAAGGGTTGGATCTAGGCGGCGTGCCGTCGCGGAAATATTTAGGCATCTGCCTGGAAACGCAAGGGCTGCCGGATGCGATCCATCATCCGCAGTTTCCGTCGATCGTATTGCCGGCTGACAAGGAGCAGGTGTCGATGACAAGGTATCGATTTAGTGCTGACTAA
- the xylA gene encoding xylose isomerase has product MAYFPNVGTIPYEGPESRNPLAFKFYNPEEKVGDKTMEEHLRFSVAYWHTFTGDGSDPFGVGNMIRPWNTYGGMDLAKARVEAAFELFEKLNVPFFCFHDVDIAPEGETLSETYKNLDEIVDMIEEYMKTSKTKLLWNTANLFSHPRFVHGAATSCNADVFAYAAAKVKKGLEIAKRLGAENYVFWGGREGYETLLNTDMKLELDNLARFLRMAVDYAKEIGFDGQFLIEPKPKEPTKHQYDFDVATALAFLQTYGLKDYFKFNIEANHATLAGHTFEHELRVARIHGMLGSVDANQGDTLLGWDTDEFPTDLYTTTLAMYEILQNGGLGRGGLNFDAKVRRGSFEPEDLFYAHIAGMDSFAIGLKVAHRLLEDRVFEQFIEERYKSYTEGIGREIVEGTADFHKLEQYALQLGDIRNTSGRLERLKTLLNQYLLEVSAPSGSRS; this is encoded by the coding sequence ATGGCATACTTCCCGAATGTCGGCACCATTCCATATGAAGGACCAGAGTCGCGCAATCCGTTGGCGTTTAAGTTTTATAATCCAGAAGAAAAAGTCGGCGACAAAACAATGGAGGAGCATTTGCGCTTTTCAGTGGCGTATTGGCATACGTTTACGGGGGATGGATCGGATCCGTTTGGCGTCGGCAATATGATTCGTCCATGGAATACGTACGGCGGCATGGATCTGGCGAAGGCGCGCGTCGAGGCGGCGTTTGAGCTGTTTGAAAAGCTGAACGTTCCGTTTTTCTGCTTCCATGACGTCGACATTGCGCCAGAAGGGGAAACGCTCAGCGAGACGTATAAAAACTTAGATGAAATCGTCGATATGATTGAAGAATACATGAAAACAAGCAAAACGAAGCTGCTTTGGAATACGGCGAACTTGTTCAGCCATCCGCGCTTCGTTCACGGGGCGGCGACGTCGTGTAACGCTGATGTATTCGCCTATGCGGCGGCAAAAGTGAAAAAAGGGTTGGAGATCGCGAAGCGGCTCGGGGCGGAAAACTACGTGTTCTGGGGCGGACGGGAAGGTTATGAGACGCTGCTGAACACGGATATGAAACTGGAGCTTGACAATTTGGCCCGCTTCTTGCGTATGGCGGTCGACTATGCGAAAGAAATCGGTTTTGACGGTCAGTTTTTGATCGAGCCGAAGCCGAAAGAGCCGACGAAGCATCAATACGATTTTGACGTGGCCACGGCGCTGGCGTTCTTGCAAACGTACGGGCTCAAGGATTACTTCAAATTCAACATCGAAGCGAACCATGCGACGTTGGCGGGCCATACGTTTGAACATGAGCTGCGCGTCGCCCGCATCCACGGCATGCTCGGTTCGGTCGATGCGAACCAAGGTGATACGCTGCTTGGCTGGGATACGGACGAATTCCCGACCGATTTGTATACGACGACGTTGGCGATGTATGAAATTTTGCAAAACGGCGGCCTTGGGCGCGGCGGCTTGAACTTTGACGCGAAAGTGCGAAGAGGCTCGTTTGAACCGGAAGACTTGTTCTACGCTCATATTGCCGGGATGGACAGCTTTGCGATCGGGTTGAAAGTCGCTCATCGCTTGTTGGAAGACCGCGTATTTGAACAGTTCATCGAAGAGCGGTACAAAAGCTATACGGAAGGCATCGGCCGCGAGATCGTCGAAGGGACGGCGGACTTCCACAAGCTGGAGCAGTACGCCTTGCAGCTTGGCGACATTCGCAATACGTCCGGCCGTCTTGAGCGCTTGAAAACGTTGCTGAATCAATATTTGCTCGAAGTCAGCGCGCCGAGTGGATCTCGTTCGTGA
- the xylB gene encoding xylulokinase, with amino-acid sequence MEYVIGVDLGTSAVKVLLVDRHGVVKGEWTESYPLYQPHSGYSEQRPDDWVEKTITALRRVWETAGISPESVVGLSFSGQMHGLVLLDGDGNVVRNAILWNDTRTTAECREIEAKVGRETLLSIAKNEALEGFTLPKLLWVKNHEPELYERARVFLLPKDYVRFRLTGHMAMDVSDAAGTLLLDIKTKTWSEAIARAVGVDLTLCPPLVEATAFVGTLRPEVAEQTGLPASVNVFAGGADNACGAVGAGILAEGKMMSSIGTSGVVLAYEQSGEKDFAGRVHYFNHAEPNAYYIMGVTLAAGYSFDWWKRTFAEDVPFAEIVQRAAESPIGANGLLFTPYLAGERTPYADADIRGSFVGIDSAQTKWDFARAVIEGITFSLNESVEIIKASGKTIDSVVSIGGGAKSAEWLQIQADIFGIPVEKLKNEQGPGLGAAMIAACGVGWFDSLKECADAFKQVDSIVEPRPDAAAKYKELFAIYRDVYPRTKELAKRLKVFRP; translated from the coding sequence GTGGAATATGTCATTGGCGTCGATTTAGGAACGAGTGCCGTCAAAGTGTTGCTTGTCGACCGACACGGCGTGGTGAAAGGGGAATGGACCGAGTCCTATCCCCTCTACCAGCCTCATTCCGGCTATAGTGAGCAGCGCCCGGACGATTGGGTGGAGAAGACGATTACGGCGTTGCGCCGCGTTTGGGAAACGGCGGGCATTTCTCCGGAGTCGGTCGTGGGCTTGAGTTTTTCTGGGCAAATGCACGGGCTTGTGCTGCTCGATGGCGACGGGAACGTCGTGCGCAACGCGATTTTATGGAACGACACGCGAACGACAGCCGAGTGCCGGGAAATTGAAGCGAAAGTCGGTCGAGAGACGTTGCTTTCGATCGCAAAAAACGAGGCGCTTGAAGGGTTTACGCTGCCAAAACTGTTGTGGGTGAAAAACCATGAACCCGAGCTGTACGAGCGGGCGCGGGTGTTTTTGTTGCCGAAAGATTATGTCCGCTTCCGCTTGACCGGGCACATGGCGATGGATGTATCGGATGCGGCGGGGACGCTGCTGTTGGATATCAAAACGAAAACGTGGAGCGAGGCGATCGCCCGGGCGGTCGGCGTCGATCTCACGCTTTGCCCGCCGCTTGTCGAGGCGACGGCGTTCGTCGGGACGCTGCGTCCGGAGGTGGCGGAACAGACCGGGCTGCCGGCATCGGTGAACGTGTTCGCCGGCGGGGCGGACAACGCTTGCGGCGCGGTGGGCGCCGGCATTTTGGCGGAAGGGAAGATGATGTCAAGCATCGGCACATCCGGCGTTGTGCTTGCCTATGAACAAAGCGGGGAAAAAGATTTCGCTGGACGAGTGCATTACTTCAACCATGCCGAGCCGAACGCCTACTATATTATGGGGGTGACGCTGGCGGCGGGCTACAGCTTTGACTGGTGGAAGCGGACGTTTGCCGAGGACGTGCCGTTTGCCGAGATCGTCCAGCGCGCTGCCGAGTCGCCGATTGGCGCCAACGGCTTGTTGTTTACGCCATATTTGGCCGGCGAGCGGACGCCTTATGCGGACGCCGATATTCGCGGGTCGTTTGTCGGCATTGATTCGGCGCAGACGAAATGGGATTTCGCCCGCGCGGTCATCGAAGGCATTACGTTCTCGCTCAACGAGTCGGTGGAGATCATCAAAGCGAGCGGCAAAACGATCGATTCGGTCGTCTCGATCGGCGGCGGGGCGAAAAGCGCTGAGTGGCTGCAAATCCAAGCCGATATTTTCGGCATCCCGGTGGAAAAACTGAAAAACGAACAAGGGCCGGGACTGGGCGCCGCGATGATCGCCGCCTGCGGCGTCGGCTGGTTTGATTCGCTCAAGGAATGCGCCGACGCGTTCAAACAAGTCGATTCCATCGTCGAACCGCGGCCGGATGCGGCGGCGAAATACAAAGAGCTGTTTGCGATTTATCGCGATGTATATCCGCGTACGAAAGAACTGGCGAAACGGTTAAAGGTGTTTCGGCCGTGA
- a CDS encoding NAD(P)H-dependent flavin oxidoreductase: MFSTLPIPIIQAPMAGGVSTPELAAAVSNAGGLGFLAGGYKTAEAMRTEIHKLRTFTDRPFGVNVFVPGDKVVDGEALGRYRAVLAAEAERLGATVGEPKWEDDDWEAKLDVLLQEQVPVASFTFGCPDKAVIAALQKAGSFVIVTVTSVEEAHIASEAGADALCVQGAEAGGHRASFRNDPKQDEAIALFPLLADVRASVRLPLVAAGGIMDGRGIAAALKAGASAVQLGTAFLRCPESGAHPLHKQALADPRFTETAMTRAFTGRPARGLANRFMAEYRDLAPAAYPHVHHMTKPLRAAAAKAGDPERMSLWAGEGYRLARELPAVELVEELKRELEEAWQDRAF; encoded by the coding sequence ATGTTCTCTACACTTCCCATCCCGATCATTCAAGCGCCGATGGCAGGCGGGGTGTCGACGCCTGAACTGGCCGCGGCGGTGTCGAACGCCGGAGGGCTTGGATTTTTGGCTGGCGGGTACAAGACAGCGGAAGCGATGAGGACAGAAATTCACAAGCTGCGAACATTCACCGACCGTCCGTTTGGGGTGAATGTGTTTGTGCCGGGGGATAAAGTGGTCGATGGAGAGGCGCTTGGCCGCTATCGCGCCGTATTGGCGGCTGAGGCGGAACGGCTCGGCGCAACAGTCGGCGAGCCGAAATGGGAGGACGATGATTGGGAAGCGAAACTGGATGTGCTGCTTCAGGAGCAGGTGCCGGTCGCGAGCTTTACGTTTGGCTGCCCGGACAAAGCGGTGATCGCCGCCTTGCAAAAAGCTGGGTCGTTTGTGATCGTGACGGTGACATCGGTGGAAGAGGCCCACATTGCATCTGAAGCTGGCGCGGACGCCCTTTGTGTGCAAGGGGCGGAAGCGGGCGGGCATCGCGCGTCGTTTCGCAACGATCCAAAGCAGGATGAGGCAATCGCGTTGTTCCCGTTGTTGGCCGACGTGCGCGCTTCGGTTCGGCTCCCGCTTGTGGCGGCGGGCGGGATCATGGACGGGCGCGGCATCGCGGCGGCGCTCAAAGCGGGGGCGAGCGCGGTGCAGCTCGGGACGGCGTTTTTGCGCTGCCCGGAAAGCGGGGCGCATCCGCTCCATAAGCAAGCGCTTGCCGATCCGAGGTTTACCGAAACGGCTATGACACGGGCGTTTACCGGCCGGCCGGCGCGCGGGCTGGCGAACCGCTTTATGGCCGAATATCGCGACCTAGCACCGGCGGCGTATCCGCACGTGCACCATATGACGAAGCCGCTGCGCGCTGCCGCCGCTAAGGCGGGCGATCCGGAACGGATGTCGCTTTGGGCTGGAGAAGGATACCGGCTGGCGCGGGAACTTCCGGCGGTGGAGCTTGTCGAGGAACTGAAGCGGGAGCTGGAGGAGGCTTGGCAAGATCGTGCATTTTAG
- a CDS encoding iron-containing alcohol dehydrogenase — protein MTVARIVFPPLSHVGWGALKHLVPEVKRLGAKHILVITDPALAKIGLVEQVTSPLRQEGYSVHVYTDVVPEPPLATGEKAVAFARDGEFDLVIGVGGGSALDLAKLAAVLAVHDGSVADYLNLTGTRALEKKGLPKILIPTTSGTGSEVTNISVLSLETTKDVVTHDYLLADVAIVDPQLTVSVPPRVTAATGIDALTHAVEAYVSVNASPTSDGLAIAAMRLISRSLRKAVEKGMDKQARTDMANGSYLAGLAFFNAGVAGVHALAYPLGGQFHIAHGESNAVLLPYVMGYIRQSCTKRMADILNALGGNSSFLSEVEASYRCVEELERLVADVGIPKTLGGFGIPESALESLTKDAVQQKRLLARSPLPLLEADIRAIYEAAFAGTIVEPGKV, from the coding sequence ATGACCGTAGCCCGCATTGTGTTTCCGCCGCTCAGCCATGTCGGCTGGGGGGCGCTTAAGCATTTGGTTCCGGAAGTGAAGCGGTTGGGAGCGAAACATATTTTAGTCATCACGGATCCGGCATTGGCGAAAATCGGCCTGGTTGAGCAAGTGACGTCTCCGCTCCGGCAAGAAGGGTACAGTGTGCACGTATATACGGACGTTGTGCCCGAGCCGCCGCTTGCGACAGGGGAAAAGGCGGTGGCGTTTGCCCGCGATGGGGAGTTCGATCTTGTCATTGGCGTCGGCGGCGGCAGCGCGCTGGATTTGGCGAAATTGGCGGCCGTTTTGGCGGTGCATGACGGTTCGGTCGCCGACTACCTAAACTTGACAGGAACGCGGGCGCTCGAGAAAAAAGGGCTGCCGAAAATTTTGATTCCGACGACATCAGGCACCGGATCGGAAGTGACGAACATCTCCGTCTTGTCCTTAGAAACGACAAAAGATGTCGTGACGCACGATTACTTGTTGGCCGATGTGGCCATCGTCGATCCGCAGCTGACCGTTTCCGTTCCGCCGCGGGTGACGGCCGCAACCGGGATTGATGCGCTCACCCATGCGGTCGAAGCGTACGTGTCGGTCAACGCGAGCCCGACATCGGATGGGTTGGCGATCGCGGCCATGCGCCTCATTTCCCGCTCATTGCGCAAAGCGGTGGAAAAGGGAATGGACAAACAGGCGCGCACGGATATGGCGAACGGCAGTTACCTGGCCGGTTTGGCGTTTTTCAACGCTGGGGTGGCCGGCGTGCATGCGCTCGCGTATCCGCTCGGCGGGCAGTTTCATATCGCCCATGGCGAATCGAACGCCGTGCTTTTGCCGTATGTGATGGGTTACATCCGTCAAAGCTGCACGAAACGAATGGCTGATATCTTAAACGCACTCGGCGGCAACTCGAGCTTTTTGTCCGAAGTGGAAGCATCGTATCGGTGCGTTGAGGAACTGGAACGGCTTGTCGCCGATGTCGGCATTCCGAAGACATTAGGTGGATTTGGCATCCCGGAAAGCGCGCTAGAAAGCTTGACGAAAGATGCCGTCCAACAGAAACGGCTGCTCGCCCGCAGCCCGCTGCCGCTGTTGGAAGCCGACATCCGCGCGATTTACGAGGCTGCGTTTGCCGGGACGATCGTCGAGCCGGGCAAGGTGTAA
- a CDS encoding acyl-CoA thioesterase produces MFTTVITPRVSETDGVGHINNTTVPVWFEAGRHEIFKLFTPDLSFRRWRMVIIRMEVDYVNQMYYGQDVTVYTGIERIGNTSLTIYEEIHQNGVVCAKGRAVYVNFNFDTGRPEPIPDEIRAQLHEHLWQPGE; encoded by the coding sequence ATGTTTACAACGGTGATTACGCCGCGCGTGTCGGAAACGGACGGCGTCGGCCATATTAATAACACCACCGTTCCAGTCTGGTTTGAAGCGGGACGGCATGAAATTTTCAAACTGTTTACGCCGGATTTGTCGTTTCGGCGCTGGCGGATGGTAATCATCCGCATGGAAGTCGACTATGTTAACCAAATGTATTACGGACAGGATGTGACGGTGTACACCGGCATTGAACGCATCGGCAATACGAGCCTTACGATTTATGAAGAAATCCACCAAAATGGGGTGGTTTGCGCCAAAGGGCGGGCGGTGTATGTCAATTTCAATTTTGACACCGGGCGGCCTGAGCCGATTCCCGATGAGATTCGAGCGCAACTGCATGAACATCTCTGGCAGCCGGGGGAATAG
- the nirB gene encoding nitrite reductase large subunit NirB gives MKRKLVMVGNGMAGVRCIEEILKLDREAFEMTIFGSEPHPNYNRILLSTVLQGNTSIEEITLNSWEWYEQNGIRLFAGETVTEIDSEQRLVHTDRGRTVEYDELILATGSNPFILPIPGADLPGVTAFRDIKDCERMIEYAKTYKKAAVIGGGLLGLEAARGLLNLGMEVDVIHIFDYLMERQLDPTASKLLQRELEKQGMNFLLCKETAELFGNGRVEGVRFKDGTEIAADLVVMAVGIRPNVDLARKSGIAVNRGIVVNDYLETSVPHIYAVGECAEHRGVVYGLVAPLYEQGKVLAEAICGRKGRPYEGSVVSTQLKVSGVDVFSAGEFMDGEGTESIKLYDEARGIYKKVVVREGNIVGAVLFGDTSEGRKLFDMIHRGDSLESLSLSLFAPISTEGKGSLVAAMADNDVVCGCNGVTKGAICQAIAEHGLKTVAEVRDCTNASRSCGGCKGLVAELLEYMLGAEASRYATKETVCSCTDLSRDEVIKAIKEKRLTTVKEVMYVLEWKNEEGCSKCRPALNYYLGMLYPGEYNEEVESLFVNERLHANIQADGTYSVVPRMYGGVTTVEQLRKIADVAEKYNVPMIKLTGGQRIDLLGVKKEDLPRVWAELGMPSGYAYAKALRTVKTCVGKQFCRFGTQDSTGLGIRMEQTFERLKTPHKVKMAVSACPRNCAESGIKDVGIVGVEGGWEIYVGGNGGTHLRAADLLCTVKTEEEVIEMTGAFLQYYRESAHYLERTSKWVERVGLEHIREVLFDVEMRRGLLERLHQALAATKDPWREIAESEELRQTLFRDMAEKEPVPAE, from the coding sequence ATGAAACGGAAATTAGTGATGGTCGGCAACGGCATGGCAGGGGTTCGCTGCATCGAGGAGATTTTAAAATTGGACCGCGAGGCGTTTGAAATGACCATCTTCGGCAGTGAGCCGCATCCGAACTACAACCGGATTTTATTATCTACGGTGCTGCAAGGAAATACATCCATTGAGGAGATTACGCTCAACAGTTGGGAATGGTACGAGCAAAACGGCATTCGGCTGTTTGCCGGCGAAACGGTGACGGAAATTGACAGCGAGCAGCGGCTTGTCCATACCGACCGCGGGCGGACGGTCGAATATGATGAATTGATTTTGGCGACCGGCTCAAACCCGTTTATTTTGCCGATACCGGGGGCGGATTTGCCGGGGGTCACGGCGTTTCGCGATATTAAAGATTGCGAGCGGATGATCGAATATGCGAAAACGTATAAAAAAGCGGCGGTCATCGGCGGCGGTTTGCTTGGGCTCGAAGCGGCGCGCGGGCTGCTCAACTTAGGGATGGAAGTCGATGTCATCCACATTTTCGATTATTTAATGGAGCGGCAGCTTGATCCGACCGCTTCGAAGCTGCTGCAACGGGAACTCGAGAAACAGGGAATGAACTTTTTGCTTTGCAAAGAGACGGCTGAACTGTTCGGCAACGGCCGTGTCGAAGGGGTGCGGTTCAAAGACGGAACGGAAATCGCTGCTGACTTAGTCGTCATGGCGGTCGGCATCCGTCCAAACGTTGATTTAGCGCGGAAAAGCGGAATCGCGGTAAATCGGGGGATCGTCGTTAACGACTATTTAGAAACGAGCGTGCCGCACATTTACGCGGTTGGCGAGTGTGCCGAACATCGCGGCGTCGTCTATGGGTTGGTCGCTCCGCTTTATGAACAAGGGAAAGTGCTGGCGGAAGCGATTTGCGGCCGGAAAGGGCGGCCGTACGAAGGGTCTGTCGTCTCGACTCAGCTTAAAGTGTCGGGCGTCGACGTGTTCTCGGCCGGTGAGTTTATGGATGGCGAAGGAACGGAGTCGATCAAACTGTACGATGAAGCGCGCGGCATTTATAAAAAAGTCGTCGTCCGCGAAGGGAACATCGTTGGTGCGGTGCTGTTTGGCGATACGAGCGAAGGAAGAAAACTGTTCGATATGATTCACCGCGGCGATTCGCTCGAATCGCTCTCGCTTTCGTTATTTGCGCCGATTTCGACGGAAGGAAAAGGAAGCCTTGTGGCGGCGATGGCCGACAATGATGTCGTTTGCGGCTGCAACGGGGTAACGAAAGGAGCGATTTGTCAGGCGATCGCCGAACACGGATTAAAAACGGTTGCTGAGGTGCGCGACTGCACGAACGCTTCCCGTTCGTGCGGAGGCTGCAAAGGGCTTGTCGCCGAGCTGCTCGAGTATATGCTTGGCGCAGAAGCAAGCCGGTATGCGACGAAAGAAACGGTATGCAGCTGCACGGACTTAAGCCGTGATGAAGTGATCAAAGCGATCAAAGAGAAACGGCTGACGACGGTGAAAGAAGTTATGTATGTGCTTGAATGGAAAAACGAGGAAGGTTGTTCGAAGTGCCGACCGGCGCTCAACTATTACTTGGGAATGCTCTATCCGGGCGAGTACAACGAAGAAGTGGAATCGCTGTTTGTCAACGAACGGTTGCACGCTAACATTCAAGCAGATGGCACGTACTCTGTCGTGCCGCGCATGTACGGCGGGGTCACGACCGTAGAGCAGCTGCGGAAAATCGCAGACGTCGCTGAAAAGTACAACGTGCCGATGATCAAGTTGACAGGCGGGCAGCGCATTGATTTGCTTGGGGTGAAAAAAGAAGATTTGCCGCGCGTTTGGGCCGAGCTCGGCATGCCGTCAGGCTATGCATACGCCAAGGCGCTGCGGACGGTGAAAACGTGCGTCGGTAAGCAGTTCTGTCGCTTCGGCACACAAGACTCGACCGGGCTCGGCATTCGGATGGAGCAAACGTTTGAGCGGTTGAAAACGCCGCATAAAGTGAAAATGGCTGTTTCCGCCTGTCCGCGCAACTGCGCAGAATCCGGCATTAAAGACGTCGGGATCGTCGGCGTTGAGGGCGGCTGGGAAATTTACGTCGGCGGCAACGGCGGCACCCATTTGCGCGCGGCGGATTTGCTTTGCACGGTCAAGACGGAAGAAGAAGTAATCGAGATGACCGGTGCTTTTTTGCAATATTACCGTGAGTCGGCGCACTATTTAGAGCGAACGTCAAAATGGGTTGAGCGTGTCGGGCTTGAGCATATCCGCGAGGTGCTGTTTGATGTTGAAATGCGCCGCGGGCTGCTCGAGCGGCTCCATCAGGCTCTGGCAGCGACGAAAGATCCGTGGCGGGAAATCGCCGAAAGCGAGGAGCTTCGACAAACGTTGTTCCGTGACATGGCGGAGAAAGAACCGGTTCCGGCGGAATAA
- the nirD gene encoding nitrite reductase small subunit NirD, with the protein MAKVEIGRIDQLPKRLGKCVRIGALELALFRTGEDRVYAVENRCPHKGGDLSQGIVSGEFVFCPLHDWKVCLKDGQVQAPDEGCVKTYRVTVEDGHLYVEL; encoded by the coding sequence ATGGCAAAAGTAGAAATTGGACGGATCGATCAGCTGCCAAAACGGCTTGGAAAATGTGTGCGCATCGGAGCGCTTGAACTTGCTTTATTTCGTACGGGTGAAGACCGGGTATATGCCGTTGAAAACCGCTGTCCGCATAAAGGGGGCGACTTGTCACAAGGCATCGTCAGCGGAGAGTTCGTGTTTTGTCCGCTTCACGATTGGAAAGTTTGCTTAAAAGACGGCCAAGTGCAGGCGCCGGATGAAGGATGTGTCAAAACGTACCGCGTCACCGTCGAGGATGGCCACTTGTATGTCGAGTTATAG